The Devosia sp. 1566 sequence CGGCCGCCTCCCTCCTTCTACGTCAAATTGGACGTCAATGGGGAGGGAAACCAGTTATGTGGCTGGCGTCCCGCGCAAGATTTCCCCCGGTTGACGTTGCAGCGTCATCTATTTCTGGGACTCAGCGTCGTGACAGGGCGCTCTTGAACGTCTGTTGCTTGTTGAAGGGGTGACCGCATGTTGCGCTGGTTTGAACAACGTCTGAACCCATATCCTGCCGAAGAGCCCAGTGAACCACCCCGTGGGTTGCTCGCTTTTTGCCTGTATTACAGCCGTGGCGCCAAGAAGTGGCTCGCCCTGATGGCTGTGACCGCAGCGCTCATCGCAGCGGGCGAAATCTTGCTGTTCGGCTTTATCGGCGATGTGGTGAACTGGCTGGCCGACGCGGACCCCCAGACTTTCCTGGCCACAGATGGCTGGAAGCTGGCCATCATGGGCGCGATCGTCGTTCTCGTGCTGCCGGGGCTGGTGTTGCTCTCAACGCTCACCATGCACCAGACACTCCTCGGCAATTTCCCCCAGCGCATCCGCTGGATGAGCCATCGTTATCTCATCCGCCAGTCGATGAGCTACTTCCAGGACGAGTTTGCCGGGCGCATCGGCGCCAAGCTGATGCAGACCTCGCTCGCCGTGCGCGAAGTGGTGATGAAGCTGCTCGACATGCTGGTCTATGTGAGCGTTTATTTCACCGGCGCGGTCGTGCTCGCCGCATCGACCGACTGGCGGCTGGCACTACCGTTCTTGGGCTGGGTCGTCTGCTACATCCTGTTGATGTGGTATTTCATTCCGCGCCTAGGCAAAATTTCCGAGCAGCAGGCCGATGCCCGCTCGACCATGACCGGCCGCATCGTCGACAGCTATACCAATATCGCGACCGTCAAGCTGTTCTCCCATTCCAATCGGGAGGAGCGTTATGCCCGCGAGGCAATGGATGGCTTCTTGGACACGGTTTATCGGCAGATGCGCATGTTCACCGTGCTCAATGTGGCCGTGAATTTCTCGAACGCGCTGCTGCTGTTTTTCGTTGGTGCCACCGGCATCTATCTGTGGTTGCAGGGAACCATGTCCCCAGGCGCTTTGGCGGTGTCGCTGGGGCTCGTGATGCGCTTTCAGGGCATGAGCCAGTGGGTGATGTGGGAAATGTCGGCGCTGTTCGAAAATATCGGCACGGTGCGCGACGGCATTGCTTCGATCTCGCTGCCGCGGGTGGTATCGGATGCCGAAGGCGCCAAGCCAATCGGCAAGGTGACCGGCGACATCCGCTTTGAAAATGTGAGCTTCCACTATGGCAAAGACAGCGGTGTCATCGACGGTTTAAACCTGCACATCCGGCCCGGCGAGAAGATCGGTCTGATCGGCCGCTCGGGCGCCGGCAAGTCCACCATCGTCAACCTGCTGCTCAGGTTCTACGATCGGCAGGGCGGCAGCATCCTAATCGACGGCAAGGATATCGCCGCCGTCACCCAGGACTCATTACGCGCCAATATCGGCGTTGTGACCCAGGACACATCCTTGCTGCACCGGTCAGTGCGCGACAACATCGCCTATGGCCGTCCTGACGCGACCGACGCCGAAATCCGCCAGGCCGCTGAACTGGCGGAGGCCGCCGACTTTATCGAAACCCTGAGCGATGCGCAGGGCCGCACAGGCTACGACGCCCATGTTGGCGAGCGCGGGGTGAAATTGTCCGGCGGCCAAAGACAGCGCATCGCCATTGCGCGGGTGCTGCTAAAGAACGCGCCAATCCTGGTGCTCGACGAAGCCACTTCCGCGCTCGACAGCGAGGTGGAAGCTGCCATCCAGAGCCAGCTGCAACTGCTGATGCGGGGCAAGACCGTGATCGCCATTGCCCACCGGCTTTCGACCATTGCTGCCATGGATCGGCTCGTGGTGCTCGACCATGGACGGGTAGTCGAGCAGGGCACCCATGCCGAGCTGCTCGAGCAGGGCGGGCTTTACGCTCA is a genomic window containing:
- a CDS encoding ABC transporter ATP-binding protein; amino-acid sequence: MLRWFEQRLNPYPAEEPSEPPRGLLAFCLYYSRGAKKWLALMAVTAALIAAGEILLFGFIGDVVNWLADADPQTFLATDGWKLAIMGAIVVLVLPGLVLLSTLTMHQTLLGNFPQRIRWMSHRYLIRQSMSYFQDEFAGRIGAKLMQTSLAVREVVMKLLDMLVYVSVYFTGAVVLAASTDWRLALPFLGWVVCYILLMWYFIPRLGKISEQQADARSTMTGRIVDSYTNIATVKLFSHSNREERYAREAMDGFLDTVYRQMRMFTVLNVAVNFSNALLLFFVGATGIYLWLQGTMSPGALAVSLGLVMRFQGMSQWVMWEMSALFENIGTVRDGIASISLPRVVSDAEGAKPIGKVTGDIRFENVSFHYGKDSGVIDGLNLHIRPGEKIGLIGRSGAGKSTIVNLLLRFYDRQGGSILIDGKDIAAVTQDSLRANIGVVTQDTSLLHRSVRDNIAYGRPDATDAEIRQAAELAEAADFIETLSDAQGRTGYDAHVGERGVKLSGGQRQRIAIARVLLKNAPILVLDEATSALDSEVEAAIQSQLQLLMRGKTVIAIAHRLSTIAAMDRLVVLDHGRVVEQGTHAELLEQGGLYAQLWQRQSGGFIEAEQSEEAAQ